The following proteins are co-located in the Apium graveolens cultivar Ventura chromosome 5, ASM990537v1, whole genome shotgun sequence genome:
- the LOC141723947 gene encoding U-box domain-containing protein 51-like isoform X2 produces MSNHNSGEGIYITTAIAVDKDKNSPHAVRWAIDNQLKKNASIFLVHVRTHLSQPEDAVPKEGRAPTDSEMQQIFLPYRGFCARKGIRATEIVLSDIDVTTALVDFIVRNSLSTIIVGASNRSALTRAFRNPDVPTSLGKIAPDFCSVHAISKGRVQNVKTATRTVSPAPSVSSKPPLQSGYSSDSTSFSQSSWKSGSEKTSFDKSSSDSSSYTNKSNDYSMVHPLDRHSGNKSPFPPSVSNLNYMVRTKAMGSTNFSFDSSEFSGLSSFQSADYSMENSDRSLTSGTSKTTSYASSHVGEEIENEMRRLKQELKQTMDMYNSAYNESINAKQKVREIDEWKSTEARMIAQKKRSEEDALALIEMEKRKCRAAMEAAQKAQLLAELETQKRITAERLAEYEAEEMRKAMDALNRNGVRYRTYTIEEIEVATNRFSESAKIGEGGYGPVFKGYLDHTAVAIKVLRPDIAQGKEQFQKEIEVLSCMRHPNMVLLLGACPEYGCLVYEYMENGSLEDRLFRKHNTPPISWRTRFKIAAEIGTALLFLHQSKPEPLVHRDLKPANILLDRNYVSKISDVGLARMVPPSVADSVTQYHMTAAAGTFCYIDPEYQQTGMLGTKSDLYSFGVMLLQLITGKPPMGITGQVSNAIEKGDISQVLDPSVPDWPVEEATAFANLCLKCCELRRKDRPDLATVILPELERLRELACENEDEYTE; encoded by the exons ATGTCTAACCATAATTCCGGAGAAGGAATTTACATAACCACCGCTATTGCGGTTGATAAGGACAAGAATAGCCCTCATGCCGTTCGATGGGCTATTGATAATCAATTGAAAAAGAATGCTAGCATTTTTCTTGTTCATGTCCGAACTCATTTATCGCAACCTG AAGATGCTGTCCCTAAAGAAGGCCGTGCACCAACAGACTCTGAAATGCAGCAAATCTTCCTCCCATATCGTGGATTTTGCGCTCGAAAAGGG ATTCGAGCAACAGAGATAGTCCTCTCTGACATTGATGTTACAACTGCACTAGTAGATTTTATTGTAAGGAATAGCCTCAGCACCATCATTGTTGGTGCTTCCAACAGAAGTGCTCTAACAAG GGCATTTAGAAATCCAGATGTGCCAACTAGCTTAGGCAAAATTGCTCCAGATTTCTGCTCAGTGCACGCGATATCCAAAGGAAGAGTTCAGAACGTCAAAACAGCTACTCGCACTGTTTCACCTGCTCCTAGTGTGAGCTCCAAGCCACCATTACAATCAGGATATTCATCAGACAG CACCTCTTTTAGCCAGTCGAGCTGGAAAAGTGGATCCGAGAAAACATCATTTGATAAAAGCAGCAGCGATAGTAGTTCGTACACAAACAAGAGCAATGATTATAGTATGGTGCATCCACTCGACAGGCACTCAGGCAACAAATCTCCATTCCCACCTTCAGTGAGCAATCTCAACTACATGGTTCGCACAAAGGCAATGGGGAGTACCAATTTTTCATTTGACAGCAGTGAGTTTTCCGGGTTATCTAGTTTCCAATCAGCTGACTATTCCATGGAGAATTCAGACCGATCCCTAACATCAGGAACTTCAAAGACAACTAGCTATGCATCCTCTCACGTAGGA GAAGAGATAGAAAATGAGATGAGGAGATTAAAACAGGAACTGAAGCAAACCATGGATATGTACAATTCAGCATACAATGAAAGTATAAATGCGAAACAGAAG GTGAGAGAGATTGATGAATGGAAGTCAACAGAGGCACGTATGATAGCACAAAAAAAGCGATCCGAAGAAGATGCATTAGCTCTTATCGAGATGGAGAAGCGAAAGTGCAGGGCAGCAATGGAAGCAGCGCAAAAGGCTCAACTTCTAGCAGAATTGGAGACTCAGAAACGAATCACTGCAGAACGTTTGGCTGAGTACGAGGCAGAAGAAATGAGGAAGGCAATGGATGCATTGAATCGAAATGGTGTACGCTATAGAACTTATACTATTGAAGAAATTGAAGTAGCAACGAACAGGTTCTCTGAGTCGGCAAAGATTGGCGAAGGAGGATATGGACCTGTTTTTAAAGGTTATCTTGATCACACTGCTGTTGCCATAAAAGTCTTGAGGCCAGATATTGCTCAAGGAAAAGAGCAATTTCAAAAAGAG ATTGAGGTGTTGAGCTGCATGAGACATCCAAACATGGTTCTTCTATTAGGCGCCTGCCCCGAGTATGGATGCCTTGTATATGAATACATGGAAAATGGAAGCTTAGAAGATCGTCTTTTTAGAAAACACAACACACCACCAATTTCTTGGAGAACCCGTTTCAAGATTGCTGCAGAAATCGGCACTGCCCTCCTTTTCCTTCATCAATCAAAACCAGAGCCCCTCGTGCATCGTGATCTTAAACCTGCCAACATTCTCTTAGACAGAAATTATGTGAGCAAGATTAGTGATGTCGGGTTAGCAAGGATGGTTCCACCATCTGTGGCAGATAGTGTTACCCAATATCACATGACAGCAGCTGCTGGAACATTTTGCTACATCGATCCAGAGTACCAACAAACTGGAATGTTAGGCACAAAATCAGATTTATACTCATTTGGGGTGATGTTGTTGCAGCTCATAACAGGAAAACCTCCAATGGGTATTACTGGTCAGGTCTCAAATGCTATCGAGAAAGGAGATATCTCACAAGTGCTCGATCCATCAGTGCCTGATTGGCCTGTGGAAGAGGCTACAGCATTTGCAAACTTGTGTTTGAAGTGCTGTGAGTTGAGGAGGAAGGACAGACCAGACCTTGCTACGGTCATATTGCCGGAACTGGAGCGACTAAGAGAACTTGCATGTGAAAATGAAGATGAATACACAGAATAA
- the LOC141723947 gene encoding U-box domain-containing protein 51-like isoform X1: protein MSNHNSGEGIYITTAIAVDKDKNSPHAVRWAIDNQLKKNASIFLVHVRTHLSQPEDAVPKEGRAPTDSEMQQIFLPYRGFCARKGIRATEIVLSDIDVTTALVDFIVRNSLSTIIVGASNRSALTRAFRNPDVPTSLGKIAPDFCSVHAISKGRVQNVKTATRTVSPAPSVSSKPPLQSGYSSDSSTSFSQSSWKSGSEKTSFDKSSSDSSSYTNKSNDYSMVHPLDRHSGNKSPFPPSVSNLNYMVRTKAMGSTNFSFDSSEFSGLSSFQSADYSMENSDRSLTSGTSKTTSYASSHVGEEIENEMRRLKQELKQTMDMYNSAYNESINAKQKVREIDEWKSTEARMIAQKKRSEEDALALIEMEKRKCRAAMEAAQKAQLLAELETQKRITAERLAEYEAEEMRKAMDALNRNGVRYRTYTIEEIEVATNRFSESAKIGEGGYGPVFKGYLDHTAVAIKVLRPDIAQGKEQFQKEIEVLSCMRHPNMVLLLGACPEYGCLVYEYMENGSLEDRLFRKHNTPPISWRTRFKIAAEIGTALLFLHQSKPEPLVHRDLKPANILLDRNYVSKISDVGLARMVPPSVADSVTQYHMTAAAGTFCYIDPEYQQTGMLGTKSDLYSFGVMLLQLITGKPPMGITGQVSNAIEKGDISQVLDPSVPDWPVEEATAFANLCLKCCELRRKDRPDLATVILPELERLRELACENEDEYTE from the exons ATGTCTAACCATAATTCCGGAGAAGGAATTTACATAACCACCGCTATTGCGGTTGATAAGGACAAGAATAGCCCTCATGCCGTTCGATGGGCTATTGATAATCAATTGAAAAAGAATGCTAGCATTTTTCTTGTTCATGTCCGAACTCATTTATCGCAACCTG AAGATGCTGTCCCTAAAGAAGGCCGTGCACCAACAGACTCTGAAATGCAGCAAATCTTCCTCCCATATCGTGGATTTTGCGCTCGAAAAGGG ATTCGAGCAACAGAGATAGTCCTCTCTGACATTGATGTTACAACTGCACTAGTAGATTTTATTGTAAGGAATAGCCTCAGCACCATCATTGTTGGTGCTTCCAACAGAAGTGCTCTAACAAG GGCATTTAGAAATCCAGATGTGCCAACTAGCTTAGGCAAAATTGCTCCAGATTTCTGCTCAGTGCACGCGATATCCAAAGGAAGAGTTCAGAACGTCAAAACAGCTACTCGCACTGTTTCACCTGCTCCTAGTGTGAGCTCCAAGCCACCATTACAATCAGGATATTCATCAGACAG CAGCACCTCTTTTAGCCAGTCGAGCTGGAAAAGTGGATCCGAGAAAACATCATTTGATAAAAGCAGCAGCGATAGTAGTTCGTACACAAACAAGAGCAATGATTATAGTATGGTGCATCCACTCGACAGGCACTCAGGCAACAAATCTCCATTCCCACCTTCAGTGAGCAATCTCAACTACATGGTTCGCACAAAGGCAATGGGGAGTACCAATTTTTCATTTGACAGCAGTGAGTTTTCCGGGTTATCTAGTTTCCAATCAGCTGACTATTCCATGGAGAATTCAGACCGATCCCTAACATCAGGAACTTCAAAGACAACTAGCTATGCATCCTCTCACGTAGGA GAAGAGATAGAAAATGAGATGAGGAGATTAAAACAGGAACTGAAGCAAACCATGGATATGTACAATTCAGCATACAATGAAAGTATAAATGCGAAACAGAAG GTGAGAGAGATTGATGAATGGAAGTCAACAGAGGCACGTATGATAGCACAAAAAAAGCGATCCGAAGAAGATGCATTAGCTCTTATCGAGATGGAGAAGCGAAAGTGCAGGGCAGCAATGGAAGCAGCGCAAAAGGCTCAACTTCTAGCAGAATTGGAGACTCAGAAACGAATCACTGCAGAACGTTTGGCTGAGTACGAGGCAGAAGAAATGAGGAAGGCAATGGATGCATTGAATCGAAATGGTGTACGCTATAGAACTTATACTATTGAAGAAATTGAAGTAGCAACGAACAGGTTCTCTGAGTCGGCAAAGATTGGCGAAGGAGGATATGGACCTGTTTTTAAAGGTTATCTTGATCACACTGCTGTTGCCATAAAAGTCTTGAGGCCAGATATTGCTCAAGGAAAAGAGCAATTTCAAAAAGAG ATTGAGGTGTTGAGCTGCATGAGACATCCAAACATGGTTCTTCTATTAGGCGCCTGCCCCGAGTATGGATGCCTTGTATATGAATACATGGAAAATGGAAGCTTAGAAGATCGTCTTTTTAGAAAACACAACACACCACCAATTTCTTGGAGAACCCGTTTCAAGATTGCTGCAGAAATCGGCACTGCCCTCCTTTTCCTTCATCAATCAAAACCAGAGCCCCTCGTGCATCGTGATCTTAAACCTGCCAACATTCTCTTAGACAGAAATTATGTGAGCAAGATTAGTGATGTCGGGTTAGCAAGGATGGTTCCACCATCTGTGGCAGATAGTGTTACCCAATATCACATGACAGCAGCTGCTGGAACATTTTGCTACATCGATCCAGAGTACCAACAAACTGGAATGTTAGGCACAAAATCAGATTTATACTCATTTGGGGTGATGTTGTTGCAGCTCATAACAGGAAAACCTCCAATGGGTATTACTGGTCAGGTCTCAAATGCTATCGAGAAAGGAGATATCTCACAAGTGCTCGATCCATCAGTGCCTGATTGGCCTGTGGAAGAGGCTACAGCATTTGCAAACTTGTGTTTGAAGTGCTGTGAGTTGAGGAGGAAGGACAGACCAGACCTTGCTACGGTCATATTGCCGGAACTGGAGCGACTAAGAGAACTTGCATGTGAAAATGAAGATGAATACACAGAATAA
- the LOC141723948 gene encoding dihydrolipoyllysine-residue acetyltransferase component 2 of pyruvate dehydrogenase complex, mitochondrial-like, which produces MSYAAHIFRHSKKLKTASGLLRHDHAILVRWLSSDAVTIANGREVKLHGFGNMPQERDGACSNYSSITNCRNHSYSSINSPVVTSVGCKGRISTTNIKLQSQLVGSVLSTGFSSSLGQYRRSFSSGPGFPPHQEIGMPSLSPTMTEGNIARWLKKEGDQVSPGEVLCEVETDKATVEMECMEEGYLAKIVHGDGAKEIKVGEVIAITVEDEGDIAKFKDYTPSTSEAEAPPKVSSVSTPPKADVEKPTSSPEPKPSKPSAEKETGSRIFASPLAKKLAEENNVSLSSIKGTGPDGNIVKADIEDYLASRGKKAPPAASKADRSAVSAIDYTDIPLSQIRKVTASRLLLSKQTIPHYYLTVDTRVDKLMELRAKLNALQEASGGKRISVNDLVIKAAALALRKVPQCNSSWTNEYIRQYHNVNINVAVQTDNGLFVPVIRDADMKGLSRISDEVKHLAQKAKENSLKPEDYEGGTFTVSNLGGPFGVKQFCAIINPPQAGILAVGSAEKRVIPGAGTDQYAFASFMAVTLSCDHRVIDGAIGAEWLKSFKGYIENPETMLL; this is translated from the exons ATGTCTTACGCTGCTCACATCTTTCGTCACTCTAAAAAG CTGAAAACTGCTTCTGGTTTATTAAGGCATGATCATGCCATCTTGGTGCGATGGCTTTCCAGCGATGCAGTTACCATCGCAAATGGCAGAGAAG TAAAGCTTCATGGATTCGGCAATATGCCTCAAGAAAGGGACGGAGCTTGCAGTAACTACAGTTCGATTACAAATTGCCGTAATCACAGCTACAGTTCTATAAACTCGCCAGTG GTAACTTCTGTAGGATGTAAGGGGAGAATTTCTACAACTAATATTAAATTGCAAAGTCAATTAGTTGGCTCAGTACTTTCCACAGGTTTCTCAAG CTCACTGGGACAATATAGGAGAAGTTTCTCTTCTGGCCCAG GCTTTCCTCCCCACCAAGAGATAGGAATGCCCTCTCTTTCTCCTACAATGACAGAG GGTAATATTGCAAGGTGGCTAAAGAAAGAGGGTGATCAAGTTTCTCCTGGCGAGGTTCTCTGTGAAGTTGAAACG GACAAAGCAACTGTCGAGATGGAATGCATGGAGGAAGGGTACTTGGCTAAGATAGTACATGGAGATGGGGCAAAGGAAATTAAAGTTGGAGAG GTCATCGCCATAACTGTTGAAGATGAGGGTGATATTGCAAAATTTAAGGATTACACACCTTCAACATCAGAAGCTGAAGCTCCCCCTAAAGTTTCCTCTGTATCTACTCCACCAAAGGCAGATGTTGAAAAACCTACCAGTTCACCAGAGCCAAAACCATCAAAGCCAAGTGCAGAGAAAGAGACCGGAAGTCGAATATTCGCTAGTCCTTTGGCTAAAAAGTTGGCCGAAGAGAATAAT GTTTCTCTATCAAGTATCAAAGGAACGGGGCCTGACGGAAACATTGTGAAAGCTGACATTGAAGATTATTTGG CTTCTCGTGGAAAGAAAGCTCCTCCGGCAGCATCTAAAGCTGATAGGTCAGCGGTATCAGCTATAGATTATACAGATATCCCTCTTTCTCAGATAAGAAAG GTCACTGCATCACGTTTGTTGCTCTCAAAGCAGACAATTCCACATTACTATTTGACAGTGGACACACGTGTTGACAAACTTATGGA GTTAAGAGCCAAGCTTAATGCACTACAAGAAGCTTCAGGGGGCAAGAGAATATCTGTTAATGATCTTGTAATTAAG GCTGCTGCTTTGGCACTTCGAAAAGTTCCTCAGTGCAACAGTTCATGGACCAATGAATATATTCGCCA GTACCATAATGTCAACATAAATGTTGCTGTACAAACAGATAACGGATTGTTTGTTCCCGTTATTAGG GATGCTGACATGAAGGGCTTATCCAGAATTAGTGATGAGGTAAAGCATCTGGCTCAGAAAGCCAAGGAGAACAGCTTGAAACCAGAGGACTATGAG GGAGGTACATTTACTGTATCAAACTTGGGGGGCCCATTTGGCGTCAAGCAATTCTGTGCCATTATTAATCCTCCTCAAGCAGGCATTCTTGCAGTCGGTTCTG CTGAGAAGAGGGTAATACCTGGTGCTGGTACGGATCAATACGCTTTTGCTTCCTTCATGGCTGTGACACTGAGCTGTGATCATCGTGTTATTGATG GTGCTATTGGTGCAGAATGGCTGAAATCATTTAAAGGCTACATCGAGAATCCGGAGACGATGTTGCTTTAG